A single region of the Nomascus leucogenys isolate Asia unplaced genomic scaffold, Asia_NLE_v1 Super-Scaffold_258, whole genome shotgun sequence genome encodes:
- the ABI3 gene encoding ABI gene family member 3 isoform X1: MAELQQLQEFEIPTGREALRGNHSALLRVADYCEDNYVQATDKRKALEETMAFTTQALASVAYQVGNLAGHTLRMLDLQGAALRQVEARVSMLGQMVNMHMEKVARREIGTLATVQRLPPGQKVIAPESLPPLTPYCRRPLNFGCLDDIGHGIKDLSTQLSRTGTLSRKSIKAPATPASATLGRPPRIPEPVHLPVVPDGRLSAASSASSLTSAGSAEGVGGASTPKGQAAPPAPPLPSSLDPPPPPAAVEVFQWPPTLEELSPPPPDEELPLPLDLPPPPPLDGDELGLPPPPPGFGPDEPSWVPASYLEKVVTLYPYTGQKDNELSFSEGTVICVTRRYSDGWCEGVSSEGTGFFPGNYVEPSC, translated from the exons ATGGCGGAGCTACAGCAgctgcaggagtttgagatcccCACGGGCCGGGAGGCTCTGAGGGGCAACCACAGTGCCCTGTTGCGGGTCGCTGACTACTGCGAGGACAACTATGTGCAG GCCACAGACAAGCGGAAGGCACTGGAGGAGACCATGGCCTTCACTACCCAGGCACTGGCCAGCGTGGCCTACCAGGTGGGCAACCTGGCCGGGCACACTCTGCGCATGTTGGACCTGCAGGGGGCCGCCCTGCGGCAGGTGGAAGCCCGTGTAAGCATGCTGGGCCAG ATGGTGAACATGCATATGGAGAAGGTGGCCCGAAGGGAGATCGGCACCTTAGCCACTGTCCAGCGGCTGCCCCCTGGCCAGAAGGTCATCGCCCCAGAGAGCCTGCCCCCGCTCACACCCTACTGCAGGAGACCCCTCAACTTTGGCTGCCTGGACGACATTGGCCATGGGATCAAG GACCTCAGCACGCAGCTGTCAAGGACAGGCACCCTGTCTCGAAAGAGCATCAAGGCCCCTGCCACACCCGCCTCTGCCACCTTGGG GAGACCACCCCGGATTCCCGAACCAGTGCACCTGCCGGTGGTGCCCGACGGCAGACTCTCCGCCGCCTCCTCCGCCTCTTCCCTGACCTCGGCCGG CAGCGCCGAAGGTGTCGGTGGGGCCTCCACACCCAAGGGGCAAGCAGCACCTCCAGCCCCACCTCTCCCCAGCTCCTTGGACCCACCTCCTCCACCAGCAGCCGTCGAGGTGTTCCAGTGGCCTCCCACGCTGGAGGAgttgtccccacccccacctg ATGAAGAGCTGCCCCTGCCACTGGacctgcctcctcctccacccctggATGGAGATGAATTGGGGctgcctccacccccaccagGATTTGGGCCTGATGAGCCCAGCTGGGTGCCTGCCTCATACTTGGAGAAAG TGGTGACACTGTACCCATACACCGGCCAGAAGGACAATGAGCTCTCCTTCTCTGAGGGCACTGTCATCTGTGTCACTCGCCGCTACTCCGATGGCTGGTGCGAGGGCGTCAGCTCAGAGGGGACTGGATTCTTCCCCGGGAACTATGTGGAGCCCAGCTGCTGA
- the GNGT2 gene encoding guanine nucleotide-binding protein G(I)/G(S)/G(O) subunit gamma-T2, giving the protein MAQDLSEKDLLKMEVEQLKKEVKNTRIPISKAGKEIKEYVEAQAGNDPFLKGIPEDKNPFKEKGGCLIS; this is encoded by the exons ATGGCCCAGGATCTCAGCGAGAAGGACCTGTTGAAGATGGAGGTGGAGCAGCTAAAGAAGGAAGTGAAAAACACAAGAATTCCG ATTTCCAAAGCGGGAAAGGAAATCAAGGAGTATGTGGAGGCCCAAGCAGGAAACGACCCTTTTCTCAAAGGCATCCCTGAGGACAAGAATCCCTTCAAGGAGAAAGGCGGCTGTCTGATAAGCTGA
- the ABI3 gene encoding ABI gene family member 3 isoform X2, producing the protein MAELQQLQEFEIPTGREALRGNHSALLRVADYCEDNYVQATDKRKALEETMAFTTQALASVAYQVGNLAGHTLRMLDLQGAALRQVEARVSMLGQMVNMHMEKVARREIGTLATVQRLPPGQKVIAPESLPPLTPYCRRPLNFGCLDDIGHGIKDLSTQLSRTGTLSRKSIKAPATPASATLGRPPRIPEPVHLPVVPDGRLSAASSASSLTSAGAEGVGGASTPKGQAAPPAPPLPSSLDPPPPPAAVEVFQWPPTLEELSPPPPDEELPLPLDLPPPPPLDGDELGLPPPPPGFGPDEPSWVPASYLEKVVTLYPYTGQKDNELSFSEGTVICVTRRYSDGWCEGVSSEGTGFFPGNYVEPSC; encoded by the exons ATGGCGGAGCTACAGCAgctgcaggagtttgagatcccCACGGGCCGGGAGGCTCTGAGGGGCAACCACAGTGCCCTGTTGCGGGTCGCTGACTACTGCGAGGACAACTATGTGCAG GCCACAGACAAGCGGAAGGCACTGGAGGAGACCATGGCCTTCACTACCCAGGCACTGGCCAGCGTGGCCTACCAGGTGGGCAACCTGGCCGGGCACACTCTGCGCATGTTGGACCTGCAGGGGGCCGCCCTGCGGCAGGTGGAAGCCCGTGTAAGCATGCTGGGCCAG ATGGTGAACATGCATATGGAGAAGGTGGCCCGAAGGGAGATCGGCACCTTAGCCACTGTCCAGCGGCTGCCCCCTGGCCAGAAGGTCATCGCCCCAGAGAGCCTGCCCCCGCTCACACCCTACTGCAGGAGACCCCTCAACTTTGGCTGCCTGGACGACATTGGCCATGGGATCAAG GACCTCAGCACGCAGCTGTCAAGGACAGGCACCCTGTCTCGAAAGAGCATCAAGGCCCCTGCCACACCCGCCTCTGCCACCTTGGG GAGACCACCCCGGATTCCCGAACCAGTGCACCTGCCGGTGGTGCCCGACGGCAGACTCTCCGCCGCCTCCTCCGCCTCTTCCCTGACCTCGGCCGG CGCCGAAGGTGTCGGTGGGGCCTCCACACCCAAGGGGCAAGCAGCACCTCCAGCCCCACCTCTCCCCAGCTCCTTGGACCCACCTCCTCCACCAGCAGCCGTCGAGGTGTTCCAGTGGCCTCCCACGCTGGAGGAgttgtccccacccccacctg ATGAAGAGCTGCCCCTGCCACTGGacctgcctcctcctccacccctggATGGAGATGAATTGGGGctgcctccacccccaccagGATTTGGGCCTGATGAGCCCAGCTGGGTGCCTGCCTCATACTTGGAGAAAG TGGTGACACTGTACCCATACACCGGCCAGAAGGACAATGAGCTCTCCTTCTCTGAGGGCACTGTCATCTGTGTCACTCGCCGCTACTCCGATGGCTGGTGCGAGGGCGTCAGCTCAGAGGGGACTGGATTCTTCCCCGGGAACTATGTGGAGCCCAGCTGCTGA